One window from the genome of Mastacembelus armatus chromosome 18, fMasArm1.2, whole genome shotgun sequence encodes:
- the zdhhc21 gene encoding palmitoyltransferase ZDHHC21: protein MKLRLHFVVDPMGWLCISLVFGIWLYNTFFIPKLVLLPHYNEGHIPWAIVVCYYMSSALCIVALFRASTADPGRLPVDPHIPHSEREHWELCNKCNLMRPKRSHHCSRCGHCVRRMDHHCPWINNCVGEDNHWLFLQLCFYAQVLSLFTLVLDFCQYYYFQPLTGLDQEVFTTRHELALLRVSALMGVVMFGGMSSLFYTQMTGILSDTTTIEKMAHFSNEIYGSKRSWQWALAEVCGTRWKFLWFIPLRSRQPLQASHHFRTPV, encoded by the exons ATGAAGCTTCGACTGCACTTCGTGGTGGACCCCATGGGCTGGCTGTGCATCAGCCTGGTGTTTGGGATctggctctacaacaccttctTCATTCCTAAACTGGTTCTTCTTCCACACTACAATGAGGGACACATCCCCTGGGCCATAGTTGTTT GTTATTACATGTCATCAGCCCTCTGCATAGTGGCTCTGTTTAGAGCTTCCACGGCAGATCCTGGTCGTCTTCCTGTGGACCCCCACATACCTCACTCAG AACGAGAACACTGGGAGTTGTGCAATAAGTGCAACTTAATGAGACCAAAAAGGTCGCACCACTGCAGTCGCTGTGGCCACTGTGTCCGCAGGATGGACCACCACTGTCCATG GATTAACAACTGTGTGGGAGAAGACAACCACTGGCTcttcctgcagctgtgtttcTACGCTCAGGTCCTCAGTCTGTTCACCCTGGTACTGGACTTCTGCCAGTATTATTACTTCCAGCCACTGACAGGACTAGACCAG GAGGTGTTTACAACCCGCCATGAACTGGCTCTCCTGCGAGTCTCGGCGCTCATGGGTGTGGTCATGTTCGGGGGCATGTCGAGCCTGTTTTACACTCAGATGACAGGCATCCTCTCC GACACTACAACGATTGAGAAGATGGCTCATTTCTCCAATGAAAT ATACGGCTCAAAGCGATCCTGGCAGTGGGCGCTGGCTGAAGTCTGCGGCACTCGCTGGAAGTTCCTGTGGTTCATTCCTCTACGAAGCAGGCAGCCGCTCCAAGCCAGCCACCACTTCCGAACCCCCGTGTAG